A stretch of Kyrpidia spormannii DNA encodes these proteins:
- the istB gene encoding IS21-like element helper ATPase IstB yields MSEALVLAKAEEQLLELGLKRAAAVLSACVEWAAGHQATYAEFLHRLLEAEQEERYSRYMHARLRMANFPYHKTLADFDFSFQPSVDERQIRELASLTFIQEGSNVIFLGPPGVGKTHLAVALGMEAIRQRMSVYFVTMQKLVADLRRAYQEGRLDKRLRIYTQPKLLICDEVGYLPLDALDAANFFRLVSERYEHGSLIITSNTSFTNWGTLFGDQVLASALLDRLLHHATTINIRGNSYRMKDKLRAGVTHALKEEVTA; encoded by the coding sequence ATGAGTGAGGCGTTGGTTCTGGCCAAGGCCGAGGAGCAGCTGCTGGAGCTGGGATTAAAGCGCGCCGCGGCGGTGCTGTCGGCGTGCGTGGAGTGGGCAGCGGGGCACCAGGCGACCTATGCGGAGTTCCTGCACAGACTGCTAGAGGCTGAGCAGGAGGAGCGATACAGCCGTTACATGCATGCCAGACTCCGCATGGCCAACTTCCCGTATCACAAGACCCTTGCAGATTTCGATTTCTCGTTCCAGCCGTCCGTCGATGAGCGACAAATACGAGAACTAGCCAGCTTGACGTTCATCCAGGAGGGCAGCAACGTTATCTTCCTGGGACCACCGGGGGTGGGCAAGACCCACCTTGCGGTGGCCCTGGGGATGGAGGCGATTCGACAGCGCATGAGCGTCTACTTCGTGACCATGCAGAAGCTGGTCGCCGACTTACGACGGGCGTACCAAGAGGGACGGCTGGACAAGCGCCTGCGCATCTACACCCAGCCGAAGCTGCTGATCTGCGACGAAGTCGGCTACTTGCCGCTTGACGCCTTGGACGCCGCGAACTTCTTCCGGCTCGTGTCGGAGCGCTACGAGCACGGGTCCCTGATCATCACGTCCAACACCAGCTTTACCAACTGGGGGACACTCTTCGGTGACCAGGTGCTGGCCTCTGCCTTGCTCGACCGGCTCCTACACCACGCCACCACCATCAACATCCGCGGCAACAGCTACCGGATGAAGGACAAGCTGCGCGCAGGGGTGACACATGCGCTGAAGGAGGAGGTGACCGCGTAA
- a CDS encoding IS21/IS408/IS1162 family transposase has product MWFFFFPNGLREKTGGLLGAFPYLDPHGHRRKVWCFAMVLAYSRMLYLEFIRAADQLHILQALRNALEFFGGVPKVILSDNCSPLVVANDGHGHVDWQPAYMDFAKHYGFVPKACQPYRSRTKGKIERPIGYIRSSFWPVSFVDYDDLNRQGAIWRDTVANVRIHGTTREQPVVRFQAETLQPLPKSRYTLAYADMRKVMSDCRVSWNTNMYTVPWRYVGHTVLVREFESGSLQIEYGGQVIAEHRVLTGRHQVSTNPEHFKGIPAGTSHPDRGKVPGLQIGPDVEQRELSVYEQIAMGGQVQ; this is encoded by the coding sequence ATTTGGTTTTTCTTTTTTCCAAACGGGCTCCGCGAAAAAACCGGAGGCCTCCTGGGCGCATTCCCCTACCTGGACCCGCATGGCCATCGGCGCAAGGTATGGTGCTTTGCCATGGTACTCGCCTACTCCCGCATGCTCTACCTGGAGTTTATCAGAGCGGCGGACCAACTGCATATCCTCCAGGCACTTCGGAACGCGCTGGAGTTCTTCGGCGGGGTTCCAAAGGTCATTCTCAGCGACAACTGCTCCCCGCTGGTTGTGGCCAACGACGGTCATGGACACGTAGACTGGCAGCCGGCGTACATGGACTTCGCTAAGCACTACGGATTCGTGCCCAAGGCCTGTCAGCCCTACCGAAGTCGTACAAAGGGGAAGATTGAACGGCCCATCGGGTATATCCGGTCCAGCTTCTGGCCGGTATCGTTCGTGGACTATGACGACCTGAACCGGCAAGGTGCCATCTGGCGGGATACGGTGGCCAATGTTCGCATCCACGGCACAACGCGGGAGCAGCCGGTGGTGCGGTTTCAGGCAGAGACGCTGCAGCCCCTGCCTAAGAGCCGGTACACGCTGGCGTACGCCGATATGCGCAAGGTCATGAGCGATTGCCGCGTCTCGTGGAACACGAACATGTACACCGTTCCGTGGCGGTATGTGGGGCACACCGTGCTGGTCAGGGAGTTTGAGTCAGGCAGCCTGCAGATCGAGTACGGCGGGCAGGTCATTGCCGAACACCGCGTGCTCACAGGCAGGCACCAGGTCTCAACCAACCCTGAGCACTTCAAGGGGATCCCGGCTGGGACATCCCATCCGGATCGAGGCAAGGTACCAGGGTTGCAAATCGGGCCGGACGTGGAGCAGCGGGAGCTGTCCGTCTATGAGCAGATTGCAATGGGAGGTCAGGTGCAATGA
- a CDS encoding helix-turn-helix domain-containing protein: protein MSVKTIARNLERIRGERRMSVEQLAKAVGVTRPTMYKYLRGEQPIDSAKLEKLCEALGVSVRQILSEEVEMFTFLFRADNPKENFTQELRHTLLERLDEYWSVVEALGENRVVMVPPSYRLEGELDHVMKAQIRDVADRVRSALGVEGYVGHLIFQMLEDWHIHVLAWPLGSGFDALSAYTERRGAFIIVNDDRDIPEERKIFSVAHELGHLLFHRDQYRENGGAYAKSRGNRDEMVASQFASHFLIPRSRLTECEMVLARSRNKLRDILQLKREFGVSAQALILALKDVGILTGREYGYLKREIEQRYGIREPNPMPYVEKNGRAKMMLRRLHGEEGVSTSKAAAVLGIPYDEANRLLAGWEREDSAGDF, encoded by the coding sequence GTGTCGGTAAAAACCATTGCCCGGAACCTTGAACGCATCCGCGGGGAACGGCGTATGAGTGTCGAGCAGTTGGCGAAGGCTGTCGGCGTTACCCGGCCGACGATGTACAAGTACCTGCGCGGCGAACAGCCAATCGACAGCGCAAAACTGGAAAAGCTCTGCGAAGCGCTGGGTGTGTCTGTCCGGCAGATTTTGTCGGAAGAGGTGGAAATGTTTACGTTTCTTTTTCGGGCGGACAACCCGAAAGAGAATTTTACCCAGGAGTTGCGGCACACCCTGCTTGAGCGGCTGGATGAGTATTGGAGCGTTGTGGAGGCCCTGGGTGAGAACCGCGTGGTCATGGTTCCGCCCAGCTACCGGCTGGAAGGGGAGCTGGATCACGTGATGAAGGCACAGATCCGGGACGTCGCCGATCGTGTCCGCAGCGCCCTTGGCGTCGAGGGCTACGTGGGGCACTTGATTTTCCAGATGCTTGAGGATTGGCACATCCATGTTCTCGCTTGGCCGCTTGGCAGCGGGTTTGACGCGCTTTCCGCGTATACCGAGCGACGGGGTGCTTTCATCATCGTGAACGATGACCGTGATATCCCGGAGGAACGCAAAATTTTCAGCGTTGCCCATGAGTTGGGTCATCTCCTCTTTCATCGCGATCAGTACCGGGAGAACGGCGGAGCGTATGCCAAATCGCGCGGGAACCGGGACGAGATGGTAGCCAGCCAGTTCGCGAGCCATTTTTTGATTCCCCGGAGCCGCCTGACGGAGTGTGAGATGGTCCTGGCGCGGTCCCGCAACAAACTGCGCGACATTCTCCAACTGAAACGCGAGTTTGGTGTCAGCGCCCAAGCCTTGATCCTTGCCTTGAAAGATGTCGGGATTCTCACCGGTAGGGAATACGGCTACCTGAAGCGGGAAATTGAACAGCGGTACGGCATTCGGGAGCCGAACCCGATGCCCTATGTGGAGAAGAACGGTCGGGCCAAGATGATGCTTAGGCGGCTGCACGGCGAAGAAGGCGTCAGTACGTCGAAAGCGGCGGCCGTGCTGGGCATCCCCTATGACGAAGCCAACCGGCTGCTGGCCGGGTGGGAACGGGAAGATAGTGCCGGTGACTTCTGA
- a CDS encoding NAD(P)-dependent oxidoreductase has product MSRLNISHPHLRVVQGNAPDREAVLYAIAGDDAVVSCLGAKQGGRPSAVLTEMARNLIAGMNQHSVRRMLYMASAGIYGELSGIGGRLTMVLLRNVFLDHRRVAGVLAESGLGWTVARPLRLENASLTGRYRIALEGIPHGGRKISRADVAHFLLEALGETDYVKKSVALAY; this is encoded by the coding sequence ATGTCCCGTTTAAACATTAGCCATCCCCATTTGCGTGTTGTACAGGGAAATGCACCGGACCGTGAAGCGGTGCTTTATGCCATCGCAGGAGATGATGCAGTGGTTTCGTGCCTTGGAGCCAAGCAAGGCGGCCGGCCCAGTGCCGTTCTCACGGAGATGGCCCGGAATCTCATTGCCGGGATGAATCAACATTCCGTACGTCGCATGTTGTACATGGCCTCGGCGGGTATTTATGGGGAACTGTCGGGCATCGGCGGTCGGTTGACAATGGTTTTATTGCGCAACGTCTTCCTGGATCATCGCCGGGTTGCGGGCGTGTTGGCGGAAAGTGGATTGGGCTGGACGGTGGCCCGGCCTCTCCGATTGGAAAACGCCTCTTTGACGGGGAGATACCGGATCGCGCTTGAGGGGATTCCACATGGAGGCCGGAAAATTTCCCGAGCGGATGTGGCCCACTTTTTACTCGAGGCGCTCGGCGAGACGGATTACGTGAAAAAGTCTGTGGCGCTGGCCTACTAG
- a CDS encoding PIN domain-containing protein — protein MTRLVLPIAVVDASVLVSNSNREHLVTAAYEGLYRPIWSPWIIAELNRALTWNWIRNKGGLRERTQLSKRYNDMMSFLASVFDCVDPKPPWYPAWPKLADENDLPIWSTAKFAKADYIVSANVRDFPPQNDEGKHVWEGVEYIMVPDFFRRIGYEC, from the coding sequence GTGACCCGCTTGGTTCTACCTATAGCTGTTGTTGATGCTTCAGTGTTGGTCTCAAACTCGAATAGAGAGCACCTTGTTACCGCTGCCTATGAGGGATTGTATCGTCCAATATGGTCGCCGTGGATTATCGCTGAACTTAATCGTGCTTTGACGTGGAATTGGATTCGAAATAAAGGTGGCCTAAGAGAGCGGACGCAGCTTTCAAAACGGTATAACGACATGATGTCTTTTCTTGCTTCTGTTTTTGACTGCGTCGATCCAAAACCACCATGGTATCCTGCATGGCCTAAATTGGCTGACGAAAATGATTTGCCTATTTGGTCCACTGCAAAATTCGCAAAGGCTGATTACATCGTTTCAGCCAACGTGCGGGACTTTCCCCCTCAAAATGATGAAGGCAAACATGTGTGGGAGGGAGTTGAGTACATAATGGTTCCAGATTTTTTTAGACGCATTGGATATGAATGCTAA
- a CDS encoding helix-turn-helix domain-containing protein, whose translation MNSIDTFDGSEYDGDRERDKPMRQTAAVEQTTKLGGNWVTTGEAKKMLGVSSVNTVKRWVAEGKLEARKFGETGWMRISVESIQRLLRSGDKNVQAFQNLKRRADAMADLDFDLTEEDLDAMSDRQMGQLPWKEEKKETEK comes from the coding sequence ATGAACAGTATTGACACTTTTGACGGTAGCGAATATGATGGAGACAGGGAGCGTGATAAACCGATGAGACAAACGGCAGCAGTGGAACAAACAACAAAACTGGGTGGCAATTGGGTGACTACTGGAGAAGCGAAGAAAATGTTGGGCGTCAGTTCCGTGAATACGGTGAAACGCTGGGTGGCAGAGGGAAAACTTGAGGCCCGAAAGTTTGGAGAGACTGGCTGGATGCGGATTTCCGTTGAGTCGATTCAACGCTTGTTGCGGTCCGGAGATAAAAATGTCCAAGCGTTCCAAAACTTGAAACGGCGTGCAGATGCTATGGCGGACTTGGATTTTGACCTGACTGAGGAAGATTTGGATGCAATGTCCGATCGTCAAATGGGACAATTGCCCTGGAAAGAAGAGAAAAAAGAGACGGAGAAGTGA
- a CDS encoding CGNR zinc finger domain-containing protein: MVHKKEFPLISGHLSLDLVNTEVVRRGVRHDLLVTSEDLVHWVEKMEQVGSLDPAVLPEGYDSPEALSRLRTVRNWLRKNFEEIADGGNPSDGLKDSLEGLIERSPFSYRIIGTSLVPVPMGSPADALASLVALDALRLLAGGDLRTLHRCANPDCVLLYMDATGRRKWCSMKICGNRAKVARHQAQAKNKAVETTDPPHQGAGMNGSI; encoded by the coding sequence ATGGTCCACAAAAAAGAATTTCCGCTTATTTCGGGACACCTTTCCCTTGATCTTGTCAACACGGAGGTGGTTCGGCGGGGTGTCCGACATGATTTGCTGGTCACTTCCGAAGATCTGGTTCATTGGGTTGAGAAGATGGAACAGGTTGGGAGTCTGGATCCTGCCGTTCTTCCCGAGGGATATGATTCGCCTGAAGCCTTGAGTAGACTGCGAACGGTCCGGAATTGGTTGAGAAAGAATTTTGAGGAGATCGCAGACGGAGGGAACCCCTCCGATGGCTTGAAAGACTCGTTAGAGGGGTTGATTGAGAGGTCTCCGTTTTCTTATAGAATCATCGGCACATCCTTGGTTCCTGTTCCGATGGGTTCTCCCGCCGATGCTCTGGCATCTTTGGTCGCTTTGGATGCCCTCCGTCTGCTTGCAGGCGGAGATCTACGGACTCTGCATCGGTGTGCGAACCCTGATTGTGTGTTATTGTATATGGATGCGACCGGGCGACGAAAATGGTGTTCCATGAAAATTTGCGGGAACCGGGCCAAGGTGGCCCGGCATCAGGCTCAGGCGAAGAACAAAGCGGTCGAGACCACCGACCCTCCGCACCAGGGCGCCGGGATGAACGGCTCCATCTAA
- a CDS encoding MFS transporter, giving the protein MNRPFLGPRVVFVSFLTLIGAFGLNLTAGQFFSPLHGIYGWSLTTLSLAVSLNMLTWGIFQPVMGRLIDRFGPKPVIAGSAALMGIAFLLSSTITQIWQFFVYYGILTAVGFAGCGSMANSVLVSRWYVRNRAVMLARSSMGMNVGQLVLLPLAGMLIAYTNFRIAFLVLGFMMLLIIVPAFLLLTKNTPQSIGQAPDGDPTSTFTPPRSAPLSEALQSRVFWLASLAFVTCGYSLYMVTIHLPKYAVDLGGALDLGGRLLGIAAAASAVSMWITGQLSKTHRKKILLIWLYAIRAMALFFLAVSAHLWQLYVVAVLYGISSMPIIPLVTGMISERFGANALGSILGSTWLLHQIFAAIGVFVGGYLRSATGNYHLSFLTSAVALIMGALLTAALREPGNMAHLRADRTC; this is encoded by the coding sequence GTGAATCGACCGTTTCTTGGTCCCCGCGTTGTTTTCGTCTCATTTTTGACCTTGATCGGTGCTTTTGGTCTGAATCTCACAGCCGGTCAATTCTTTTCGCCCCTGCACGGGATCTACGGTTGGAGTTTGACGACCCTCAGTCTAGCGGTTTCCCTGAACATGTTGACATGGGGGATTTTCCAACCGGTGATGGGCCGGCTCATTGACAGGTTCGGCCCAAAGCCCGTTATTGCCGGAAGTGCAGCTTTGATGGGGATTGCTTTTTTGCTTTCCTCGACAATCACACAAATCTGGCAGTTTTTTGTGTATTACGGAATTCTCACCGCGGTGGGCTTTGCCGGCTGTGGTTCAATGGCCAATTCTGTTCTCGTCTCTCGCTGGTACGTCCGAAATCGGGCCGTGATGTTGGCGCGAAGTTCCATGGGGATGAATGTTGGTCAATTGGTGCTCTTGCCTCTTGCGGGAATGTTGATCGCCTATACTAATTTTCGAATTGCTTTTCTTGTGCTGGGGTTCATGATGCTTTTGATCATCGTCCCCGCGTTCCTATTGTTGACAAAAAATACCCCTCAAAGCATCGGGCAGGCCCCGGATGGAGATCCGACATCCACCTTCACGCCTCCCCGGAGCGCTCCACTCTCAGAAGCGCTGCAAAGCCGGGTGTTCTGGTTGGCCAGCTTGGCGTTTGTCACGTGCGGATACTCCCTGTACATGGTCACCATCCATCTTCCGAAATACGCCGTGGATCTGGGCGGAGCGCTTGACCTTGGAGGAAGGCTCCTCGGAATAGCGGCGGCTGCCAGCGCTGTATCGATGTGGATCACCGGGCAACTGTCCAAGACCCACAGAAAGAAAATATTGCTGATTTGGTTATATGCAATCCGGGCCATGGCACTTTTCTTTCTTGCCGTTTCCGCACACCTTTGGCAGCTATACGTTGTCGCAGTCCTGTACGGGATTTCTTCCATGCCGATCATTCCACTGGTGACAGGCATGATCAGCGAACGCTTCGGGGCCAACGCACTGGGAAGCATACTCGGCTCCACGTGGTTGTTGCACCAAATCTTCGCCGCTATTGGAGTTTTTGTCGGAGGATATCTGAGGTCTGCCACGGGGAATTACCATCTGTCGTTTTTAACCAGTGCCGTCGCTCTGATCATGGGCGCTCTGCTCACCGCCGCTCTTCGCGAGCCTGGAAACATGGCACATCTCCGTGCCGATCGGACATGTTGA
- a CDS encoding NAD(P)-binding protein, protein MGVAAMMILPARMQRFYLTQLYKSETKETQWKPGIPPKDLRPPGVVGAGRGIGGLVTAVEVAKRGAKVLVLDQHYLPGGACTTYSPFPQDDAARHEKHPVRRSIGVDGSSLQQREIVRFVFDSSMNKAAGMTNDL, encoded by the coding sequence TTGGGCGTCGCGGCGATGATGATTTTGCCAGCCCGGATGCAGAGATTCTACCTGACACAATTGTACAAATCCGAAACGAAAGAGACGCAATGGAAACCGGGTATCCCACCCAAAGACCTGCGGCCCCCCGGCGTCGTGGGCGCGGGGCGCGGCATCGGCGGACTGGTTACCGCCGTTGAAGTCGCGAAACGCGGCGCGAAGGTGTTGGTGTTGGACCAACACTATTTGCCAGGGGGCGCGTGCACCACGTACTCCCCTTTTCCCCAAGATGATGCCGCCCGGCATGAAAAACATCCCGTACGACGGTCCATTGGTGTCGACGGATCTTCCCTACAACAGCGGGAAATCGTTCGCTTCGTTTTCGACTCATCAATGAATAAAGCTGCAGGAATGACAAATGACTTATGA
- a CDS encoding aldehyde dehydrogenase family protein — MDDFRVRKVSFTGSTEVGKILMHQAADTAKRVWLELGGHAPFTVFEDADLDAAVAGAVTCKMRGMGETCVSPNRIYVQRSVYDRFVQHLAERMGCMQVGNGMEDGVSVGPLIEPAGLEKVQRHVADAVRMVDVGQYGPVANLIRDSRLDGASPVGVDTSWAPGNGGVWMASPDLWYQDDRW; from the coding sequence ATGGACGACTTCCGAGTGCGCAAGGTGTCGTTTACTGGGTCAACCGAGGTCGGCAAGATTCTCATGCACCAGGCGGCCGACACGGCTAAGCGGGTGTGGTTGGAGTTGGGCGGCCATGCGCCGTTCACCGTGTTCGAGGACGCGGACTTGGACGCGGCGGTCGCAGGTGCGGTGACATGCAAGATGCGTGGCATGGGCGAGACGTGCGTATCCCCCAACCGGATCTATGTGCAGCGCTCTGTTTATGATCGGTTTGTACAGCACTTGGCTGAGAGAATGGGCTGCATGCAGGTCGGCAACGGTATGGAGGATGGGGTGTCGGTCGGCCCGCTGATTGAGCCGGCGGGTCTCGAGAAGGTGCAGCGCCACGTCGCCGACGCAGTTCGAATGGTTGACGTCGGCCAGTACGGTCCCGTAGCGAATTTAATTAGAGATTCTCGCTTGGACGGGGCGTCGCCTGTGGGGGTGGATACATCCTGGGCTCCGGGCAATGGAGGAGTCTGGATGGCGTCGCCAGACCTTTGGTATCAAGACGATAGATGGTAA
- a CDS encoding HD domain-containing phosphohydrolase, translated as MATWYDPYLLLGDPVIVTDADHRILTVNNAYEEASGYRREDIIGKDAGYIKSGLTPHYLGVCRDVQDITSQDVADAYQQLFFLIAEIAEAGDPSVKPHLFRVRQICTSLARWLGWPEIQVTWLGTASVLHDVGKLYIPREILFKPGPLTHQERRLVETHTTMGAELLMRLNENMAKIYGYNEALVMAKDIAECHHEHVDGGGYPKGLRGDEIPESARIVALADVTDALLSHRPYKTPWSSPSVQEYLRQKRGRQFDPAMVNVLLEHWEDIEQLYRQEDRRDKMSS; from the coding sequence ATGGCAACTTGGTATGATCCTTATCTGCTTCTTGGGGATCCAGTGATCGTCACCGATGCGGATCACCGAATTCTCACTGTAAACAACGCTTACGAAGAAGCAAGCGGCTATCGGCGCGAGGACATCATCGGCAAGGACGCGGGGTACATCAAATCCGGATTGACACCGCATTATCTCGGTGTTTGTCGGGACGTTCAGGACATCACCTCCCAGGACGTTGCGGATGCCTACCAGCAGTTGTTTTTTCTGATCGCCGAAATTGCCGAAGCCGGGGATCCCTCTGTGAAACCCCACCTGTTCCGGGTGAGACAGATCTGCACATCCCTGGCCCGATGGCTGGGATGGCCGGAGATTCAGGTGACGTGGCTGGGCACTGCCTCGGTCCTCCATGACGTCGGTAAGCTCTACATTCCCAGGGAGATCCTGTTCAAACCGGGTCCCTTGACCCACCAGGAACGGCGCCTGGTCGAGACACACACCACCATGGGGGCTGAACTCCTGATGCGCCTCAATGAAAACATGGCCAAAATTTACGGATACAACGAAGCTTTGGTCATGGCCAAGGACATTGCCGAGTGCCACCACGAACATGTGGACGGCGGTGGATATCCCAAAGGTCTTCGGGGCGATGAAATCCCTGAAAGTGCACGAATTGTGGCTCTGGCCGATGTAACGGACGCACTTTTATCCCATCGCCCATACAAAACCCCTTGGAGCAGCCCGAGTGTTCAAGAGTACCTGCGTCAAAAACGCGGCCGGCAATTTGACCCCGCCATGGTCAATGTCCTTCTCGAGCACTGGGAGGACATCGAACAACTGTACCGACAAGAGGACCGGCGGGACAAGATGTCGTCATGA
- a CDS encoding sigma factor-like helix-turn-helix DNA-binding protein gives MERQCFIGRYIYGHSYRQIQDRLKLKSTKAVDNALTRVRKKLAKHPKVIELWKNLAR, from the coding sequence CTGGAACGACAATGTTTCATCGGCCGATACATCTACGGGCACTCCTACCGTCAGATACAGGACCGACTAAAACTGAAAAGCACCAAGGCTGTTGATAACGCACTCACGCGGGTGAGGAAAAAGCTGGCGAAACATCCGAAAGTGATAGAGCTTTGGAAGAACCTTGCGAGGTAG
- a CDS encoding sigma factor produces the protein MKDGVGDYEAIQDLTELACWAKKDPDAFAELSRRFHPLMASIAKKYWLPNDTEDETMQILRIELWNAVKKFRPERSFEGFVKMFLRNRMKTVITRKAFGEENRFWQSVDRLTWAPDRIHHQAYPSPEDEVVHKLATASLRKGLCQALQQALRIWNDNVSSADTSTGTPTVRYRTD, from the coding sequence GTGAAAGACGGGGTTGGAGATTACGAAGCAATACAAGACCTTACGGAACTAGCCTGTTGGGCCAAAAAGGATCCGGACGCCTTTGCGGAGCTATCCCGGCGGTTTCACCCGTTGATGGCGAGCATCGCAAAGAAATACTGGTTGCCGAACGATACCGAGGACGAAACGATGCAAATTTTGCGGATTGAACTGTGGAACGCGGTGAAGAAGTTCCGTCCGGAACGGTCTTTCGAGGGATTCGTCAAGATGTTTTTGAGAAACCGGATGAAAACGGTAATTACCAGAAAGGCGTTCGGCGAAGAAAACCGATTTTGGCAGTCTGTCGATCGGCTCACCTGGGCGCCGGACCGCATTCATCACCAAGCCTATCCATCACCGGAGGATGAGGTCGTCCACAAGCTGGCGACAGCGTCCCTGCGGAAGGGATTGTGCCAAGCGCTACAACAGGCGCTTAGGATCTGGAACGACAATGTTTCATCGGCCGATACATCTACGGGCACTCCTACCGTCAGATACAGGACCGACTAA
- a CDS encoding methyl-accepting chemotaxis protein — MPELLGLKKGNKEMIVEPITQTDIESTPRMKDKLTFLQLFKRDLETIRQIKDDMDQIIEKVAVRHYDMIERFPGLQGIVDRHSSRHRLTETFIHYFQTLCAIEDVDAEFIHSRVKIGQIHSRIHLTPEWYLGSYVRVYEYLIPCLVRKYAKEPEKLGNILLSFLKVITMDMQLIIEAYQEENDFKLIDNISGIMESILGMDGTKEILDAASTAADHAEGISAAAQQLTASVKEVAHQAVRVAEHSDRAVQDVETGRRVIEDSLQGILSLGDSFESMQTKADSLSSATEDISHVTDFIRNIADETNLLALNAAIEAARAGEHGRGFAVVASEVRSLADQTKRSVHKIAATIEQVQQEARSMRDLTGHVVEELHVRVEQSQEAIQTLGGMVEQVTRMGELTAGIAATTEQQSAATEEITTRISHVLSDTQRTKERVNAMGAQIHQTSVQANGLRLALIENLSHLQDKQVVRVAKTEHLLWKWRLHNMTLGFDVADEKELVDHRQCRLGQWYEQARGRASLSSLDSFQAIEEPHRRLHHLARQIYRLLLEGERTEAEKRLIELEQASHQVVEDLDRLLADLERGPQT, encoded by the coding sequence ATGCCGGAACTCTTGGGATTGAAAAAAGGAAACAAAGAAATGATTGTGGAACCGATCACACAGACGGATATCGAATCGACGCCCCGCATGAAGGACAAGTTGACCTTTTTGCAGTTGTTCAAGCGAGATCTGGAGACGATTCGGCAAATTAAAGACGACATGGACCAGATCATCGAAAAAGTTGCCGTGCGCCATTACGACATGATTGAGCGGTTCCCCGGTTTGCAAGGCATTGTGGATCGGCACAGCAGTCGCCATCGGCTGACAGAAACATTCATCCATTATTTTCAGACGCTATGCGCCATTGAGGATGTGGACGCGGAATTTATTCACAGCCGCGTGAAAATTGGACAGATACATAGTCGCATTCACCTGACGCCCGAATGGTACCTTGGCTCTTATGTAAGGGTGTACGAATATCTCATCCCTTGCCTTGTTCGGAAATATGCGAAAGAGCCCGAGAAGTTGGGGAACATTCTGTTGTCGTTCCTGAAGGTCATTACCATGGATATGCAACTCATTATTGAGGCGTATCAGGAAGAGAACGACTTCAAACTGATCGACAACATCTCGGGGATTATGGAATCCATCCTGGGCATGGACGGCACCAAAGAAATCCTCGACGCGGCGTCGACGGCAGCCGACCACGCCGAAGGGATCAGCGCCGCCGCACAACAGCTCACCGCTTCGGTTAAAGAAGTGGCCCATCAGGCCGTCCGGGTCGCCGAACATTCCGATCGCGCCGTCCAGGACGTGGAGACGGGCCGTCGGGTGATCGAAGATTCCCTGCAGGGGATATTGTCCCTCGGAGACTCCTTTGAGAGCATGCAGACAAAAGCCGATTCCCTGTCCTCAGCAACCGAGGACATTTCGCACGTGACCGATTTCATCCGCAACATCGCCGACGAGACGAACCTGTTGGCGCTCAACGCCGCCATTGAAGCGGCGCGGGCCGGCGAGCACGGCCGGGGGTTCGCCGTCGTCGCCTCCGAGGTCCGTTCCCTGGCCGACCAAACCAAACGATCCGTTCATAAGATTGCCGCCACCATTGAGCAAGTGCAGCAAGAAGCCCGGTCGATGCGGGATCTCACCGGCCACGTGGTGGAGGAGCTCCATGTTCGAGTCGAGCAGTCCCAAGAGGCCATCCAAACGCTCGGGGGGATGGTCGAGCAAGTGACACGGATGGGGGAACTGACCGCCGGGATCGCCGCGACTACGGAGCAGCAGTCGGCGGCCACCGAAGAAATCACCACACGCATCAGTCATGTGTTAAGCGACACCCAGCGGACAAAGGAACGGGTGAACGCCATGGGGGCTCAAATCCACCAAACCAGCGTCCAGGCGAATGGGCTGCGCCTGGCGCTCATTGAAAATCTCAGCCACCTACAGGACAAGCAGGTGGTGCGCGTGGCCAAAACCGAGCATCTGTTGTGGAAGTGGCGGCTGCACAACATGACGCTCGGTTTTGACGTCGCCGATGAGAAGGAGTTGGTCGATCACCGGCAGTGCCGCTTGGGGCAGTGGTACGAGCAGGCTCGGGGGCGGGCGTCTCTCTCTTCCCTGGATTCGTTTCAGGCGATCGAGGAACCACACCGGCGGCTTCACCATCTGGCAAGGCAAATCTACCGGCTGCTTCTCGAAGGGGAACGAACGGAAGCGGAAAAACGCTTGATTGAGCTCGAACAAGCTTCCCATCAGGTTGTGGAAGATCTGGATCGTCTGTTGGCGGATTTGGAACGGGGGCCCCAGACGTGA